ATTCCGCACCGGTGCGTCCGCGCGGGCAGATGCTCGGCGAGTGGCAGTCCACGATGCAACGGACAGGGTCCGCCGCCATCTTGAGGTCGGGAGGGCCCGACGACACCCAGCTCATCCCTCACGGTCAACTTTGGGCGATGGGTGAACCTACGCCAGCGGCAGAGGTACCGGCAAGGGCTCCACAACCCGCCTCGCCAGTGACCGCCGGGCCGTCAGACACCTATCGCGGTGTTCCCGTGGTTGATCTGACCACCTCCTCCTATGCTGAGATCGAAGCCTTGGATGCGACCGCATTGGCCGAGGCGACGGTGCTCGGCACCACCGAACACCTGAGCGACGCCCACATCGGCAGGGATTACCTGTTGCTGGAGCAGGTACTGCAGGGGGCCAATCCAGCGCTCGCCGCCCGCACGCGGCTGCTGGAAGGGCTGATATCCGTGCAACTGCGCTCGCCCCACCTGGACGAGCAGCAGGGGCAAAGCAGATTGAAGGGCATCTATGGTCGCGACAACGACACAGCCGACTTCCTGTTCCTGCCGGTGAACAATGCCAGTCCTGATGATCTTAGGTCCCTCGGCACCCACTGGTCGCTGCTGTTCGTTGATCGCCGCAGCCGGGAAAGAGCAGTCGCCTATCACTACGACTCCGCCGGGCACTACAACCGCAGCATTGCACAACAGCTCGCAGGGCTGCTGAACGCCACCTTCGCGCCAGCCCCCATGGCCCGACAGCCGAACGATTACGATTGCGGCGTCTATGTGCTGGACGCCACGTGGGCGCTGGTTGGACGATTGATCGGCGGGGAGGGACCAGACCACCAGCTGCTGCCCCTTGACGACCTCGTCGCTGATCGGCAGGCGCTGCAAGACCGGCTGAGGAGGCGTTTGCCGCACGAGGAAGAGCCCCTGCAGCTGTGAATGATGAAACCGCCTTCCCATCAATGATGGAATTCGAGCCAGCGGAACTCCGTCGACGGCATCGTAAACTTAACGTGCCAAGGCCAAGGAGAGGGCATCGCGTTGAAAGTACGCCAAACAACGCGGTCTTTATCAACCAAAGACAGCTACGGCCGATTTGGGTGATGCCGCCCTCGGGCTTCGGCGCATCTGACGTCCCGTGGCAGCGCGAAAGACACTCGGCAGTTGCAGCGCTGGCGGCATCCGTGACCAGGGAGTTCGCATGAGGTTTTTGTTGCAATGGCTGAATAGGGGCACAGAGAGGCCCTGATGCGAGGTCAATCAGGCGGCGAGGATTTCGAACTGCTCGGCCAAGGACGATTCGGATTGAAGGCGTACATGGCCTGTCGCTTGCGCCTCATGTGAATCACCATCCTGACCGGCATCGAAATGGCTGCGGTGGCCGTCGATTGGAAGCCGAGCATCGGCCGGATAAACGGGGTCGGAACAAGAGCAGTGCGAAATCGTACGCGGCCTTTATCAACCAAAGACAGCTACGGCTGATTTGATGATGATGCCGCCATACGGGCTTCGGCGCATCTGACGACCCGTGGCGGTGCGAAAAACATTCGTCAATTGCAGCGCAGCGGCACGCGCGACCACAAGGTTCGCACGCTCTCCCGGCCATGCCGGGTTTTGCGAATGACGTTTCCTGTGACGACGCGCTGCGACCATCGGAAGCCGATCTCGTGGAAATACAGGTCGACATGCTGCGGGCTGATATGATGAAAGACGCCGGCGATGGTACGGCGGACGCGGGAGTTGAAGCCCTCCACCGAATTGACGTGGACGGCGTCGCGAACATACTCACCGCTGGAATGCTTCACGGTCTCGTGCTTGGCAAAGCTCTCACCAATGGCCATGACTGCCTTCCACTCGTCGCTCATCAAATGAGCTCCCAATCCGATCTGCGCTTCAATGACGCGTTCGCTTGCTCGCGCCGAGAGACCGGTCACGACCGCGGCACACGCGTCACCGGCCAGGCATGACGTCAGTCGGCCGCCGCACCATCGCCATGACTGGCGTTTTGTCCGTATTCGCTTGGCCTTTCCGGCCGCGGCCCGGAGGCGGGTCGTCGGGATTCTTTCTGGGCCTTCCACCGAGATGGAAATGGTCGATCTCCACCGTGCCGGCGAGCATGGTCTCCCGCGCCACCATGAGACGAAGTGCATGTCCCGTCCGCCAGGCCGTTGGCTGGCTCACCCCGAGCGCCTCGGCCAGGCGCACCGACGACAAGCCCTTGTCGGATTGCAGTAACAGCCACATTGCCTTCAGCCAAACACGCAAGGGAAGCTTCGTGGAGTGCAGAGGCGTGTGTGTCGTCACCGTGAACTGGAACCGGCAATCGCCGCTGGAACATTGATAAAGACCCGGTCGGGCGCGACGCTTGCCGGTATCTCGACCGGCAAGCGCAATCGAGCGTTTGTATCCGCAGGCGGGGCAGATCCGGCCATCCGGCCACACCATGCTTTCAAGCAACCGACGGCAATGCTGCTCATCCCGGAAGGCCGCGATCATTTCTTCAACAGTCCGAATGTTGGAAAGCGCTGCAAGTATTTCAGGCATTCTCACCTGCTTCGGACCAGCCCGAAGAATCGCATGAAAAGCCATAGGTCACCAGGATATTGCGGTCTTTGGTTGATAAAGGCCGCGTACGATTGCGAACCGCTCTTGTTCCGACCCCATTTGGACACAGCACGATGTTCGTGGCTCACCGGCGAGGTCAGAGCGGAGCAGTCTCAACAACGCCATCCGACATCTTTTGTCGGGTTTGTCGAGTTCGCGATATGGCCATTTTCAGTCGATCTCTTGCTTTGCTTCGGGCTAATCGACTGAAAAGCAATCACAAAGTTCCCTCTTCAGCTCAATCAAGCAAGCTGGCATGACTCTTGAGAGCCTTCGTTGCCGGGCGGGCAACAGCTGCCGGCCATAACTCGTGTCACGGGTAGCCACGATGAACAGGCGAAGGACCGCAATGCTTCAGGCTCTCGATCTAAGGCAACGTATTCCTTCGACCATGACAATGGTCGCACCAAAAACGCAAATCATATTTGGATACATAATTTATCTTCGTCCTAACCGACGCAAAGTACAATTTCATGGCGTAACAAAATGAACGCTCGCAGCATCTCGATCACTAATACGCGCCTTTTGTGGTGCAGGCGCATGTTCATTGCTGAACGATCTCTGATTTCCTTCGCGATGGGTGTTTTTGCGCTGTTTCCAGTCTACCTGTTGTCGGTTGGGCGCGACGAGATCTTTTTTGGTTCGATCTCAGCAGCAGGCATGGCGGTCGCTATATTAATAGTTTTGATCAGTCCTACGCTGACACGCCAGTTTAGTGTGCGGAGGCTCGCACCCATCGGCGGCCTTCTCTATGCAGCAGCCTGCGCGACCATACTCTTGAACGAATTGTCGGGGGTGCGCGCGACATTCCCCTACTTCCTCAGCTACATGCTGCAATCAGGCGGATGGGCGCTGCACTTCACTATGGGCTCGATATGCATTTCCGCCCTCTCAAGCGATGCAGACCGGCCATCGAGCTTCATGGCCTATTCTGCATTCTCCACCTTAGGGTTAACCTGCGGACCGCTGCTAAGCAGCCTCCTTACCCGGTACGCCGGCTTGGGCACGCTGGATATGTTCATTCTGGCAATGCTCGCGGCGACGGCAGGGTCAGCGTTGTCATCGTGGGCAGCGCAACGTGCGGCGAACATCCGCGAAGCCGATATTCCGAATAACGCCTCGATTGCGCGCGACCTTTTCGATCTCCTCTTCAGCAAATCTGCTCTGTTTTTTGTTCTTGTACTGTTGTCCGCAAGCATTTACACTAGTTTGATAAACTTTCAGGCTCTATTTGCGAATAATTCAGGTCTTCCGTACGAAATAT
Above is a genomic segment from Mesorhizobium shangrilense containing:
- a CDS encoding MFS transporter, which codes for MFIAERSLISFAMGVFALFPVYLLSVGRDEIFFGSISAAGMAVAILIVLISPTLTRQFSVRRLAPIGGLLYAAACATILLNELSGVRATFPYFLSYMLQSGGWALHFTMGSICISALSSDADRPSSFMAYSAFSTLGLTCGPLLSSLLTRYAGLGTLDMFILAMLAATAGSALSSWAAQRAANIREADIPNNASIARDLFDLLFSKSALFFVLVLLSASIYTSLINFQALFANNSGLPYEIFFGFWAIGVVGSRFAIGPRVTRSAADRTLPLLLGGMVVSLLGFHYSPGHPVIYAMASLATGITYGLSYPLMQAEAVRVTAPQSRTLVQIIFSLSYFLGLYFFPFAAGLVSVQLGYDALTLLIAGLALLQTAIALLGYRTIRRKPTPT